TCTCCCGTTTCATCCTGCTGGTGGGCCACGGCAGCACCTCCGAGAACAATCCCTACGAGTCGGCGCTCGACTGCGGCGCCTGCGGCGGCAACCACGGGCTGGTGAACGCCCGCGTTCTGGCGCAGATGGCCAACAAGCCCGAGGTCCGGGATGCACTTCGGGAACAGGGCATCGACATCCCCGACGACGCCTGGTTCATGGCCGCGCTGCACGACACCACCACCGACGAGCTGCGGCTATCCGACCTCGACCGCATGCCCGCCTCGCACGTGGCCTATCTCGACCGCCTGCACAACGGCCTGCGGGCCGCCTCCCGGCGGTGCGCCCAGGAGCGCATCCCCACCCTGCAGATCACCGCCGTCGAGGGCGAACCGGGCGATTCCCATCGCGAGGCGCAGCGCAACTCCATGGATTGGTCCCAGGTGCGCCCCGAATGGGGACTGTCCGGCAACGCCTACTTCATCATCGGCCGGCGGGCGCTGACCCAGGAGCTGGCCCTGGACGGGCGCGCCTTTCTCCACTCCTACGATTACCGCATCGACCCCAAGCGCCGGCTGCTGGAGACCATCCTCACCGGACCCCTGGTGGTGGGCCAGTGGATCAACATGGAGCACTACTTCTCCACCGTGGACAACGAACGCTTCGGCAGCGGCAGCAAGGTCTACCACAACGTCGCCGGACGGCTCGGGGTCATGACCGGCAACCTCAGCGACCTGCGCACGGGCCTGCCCTCCCAGACGGTGCTGGACCAGGGCCGGCCCTACCACCAACCGCTGCGCCTCATCACGGTGATCGAGGCGCCGTTGGCGCAGGCCCAGGCCGCCGTGGAGAACGTAGTTTCCGTCAAGCATCTGGTGCGCAACGGCTGGATCCGGCTGCTCGTCATCGACCCCGAAACCGGGACCGTGACCACCTATGACGACGGCCAATGGCTGCACCAGCCACTCGTCCACGCTCAGCCAACCCCCGAGGAGGCCATGCAGCATGCATAACCTCAACTTCAGCCCCTTGAAGAAGCTCGAAATCATTTTGAGCGGGGAGCACCAGGGCTTCGCCACCGACCTGCTCGACCGCGCCGGGGTGAAGGGCTACACCATCATGCACAACCTCTCGGGCAAGGGCAGCCACGGCTTCCACGAGGGCCACCTGATGTTCAACGAGGACGACGTGCTGATCATGATCATCGCCGCGGTCCCGGAAGACATGGTCGAGCCCATCCTGGAAGGGTTCGCGCCCTTCTTTAGCGAGCACTCGGGCGTGGTGTTCATCTCCGACATCCAGGTAACCCGGATGGTGAAGTTCACCGATTAGGGGGCGGGTTACCCCATCCGCTCCAATGGTCAGGCCCGGGCTGCGCGAACGGCTCAGACGGCTCTGGCAAACAGGTACACAGGGTGGGAGGAAATGCGGTAGGGAGGCGTAATTGAAGGGAAAAATCGGGGTTTACCAATCGGAAGGCGGGCCCTATAGTACCCTAAAAGTTGCACATTTTATGCCGCTTACCACTCCTTGGACTCACCAAACGCGAGGAGATAAAAATGGCTGACCAGCCTGATGAATCGGATCTGCCGCATAAGCCGCAATTCGCATCGGCCCCGGGCCAGGCCCGCAAGACCGCGACGGTGGAGGACTCGTTGGCTGCGGCGGAGGAGTTGAAGCCCATGGTTGGACAAGCGCGCCGTAAAGCCCGGGAACGGCGGGCCGCCCTTGCCAAGTGGGGCAAGATGGCCCTACCCCCGGAAGAGCGGTAGGCACTGCGGGGTCGAGGCTACCCTGGTCATTCGGTACGCCCCCGGCCTCCTTCCCCAGTAAAGGATCGGGCCACCGTTCAGGGACGGATGGTGACCGGGTCCCCCTCGCGCATGTAGCGCCACAGGGTCTCGGCGGCCTCGGGGCGCACCCGGATGCAGCCGTGGCTCTCCTTGCGGCCGATGCTGTCCGGGTCGTTGGTGGCGTGGATGGCGTAGCTCTTGCCGATGTTCAGGGCGAACTTGCCGAGCACCCCGTCGAAGCAGCGCCGCCCCGCCGCCACATCCTCGGCGTAACGGGCCTCCTCGGCCATGGAGTCGGGGATGCACCAGTCGATTCCGTCGGGCTCGTGGATACGCCAACGCACCTCGTAGTCCCCGGGCTCGGTGTAATAGCACCGCCCGCCCTCCTCTTCCGGCAGGCAGTCGTCCATGCCCAGGCCCACCTCGGTGGCATAGACCTCCCGGGCCTCGCCCGACCGATCCTCCTCCAGGACCCGCAGCTCGAAGGCGGATTTGTCCACCACGATGCGCCGCTGCTCCCCCTCGGCGAGTGGAATGTCGGGCGGCGGGCTCAGGTCGCGGGCCGCCCGCGCCGGTACCCAGAGGGAGCGCTGTGCCGGCTCCCAGCGGTCCGCGGGGAAGTGGCCGGACACCTCCAGCCACGCCCCCTGCCGCCGGCGCACGGTGAACCGGTCGCCCTCGGCCCAGGTGGCCACGGGGCGGCCCCGGGGCCGATCGCGCACCGCGACGTCCCGCTCCAGCCCGTAGGTGCGGGCGCGGATAGCCTCCGCCACGGGACGCTTGGGGCGGTACGGGCGCACGACCCGCAGGTGGTCCGCGCGCATCCAGCGGGGCTCCTCCATGGGCCGCCAACGCTCTTCGGGGAAGTGGCCGGTGACGCGCACCCAGTCCTTGAACCGGCGGCTGGAGGTGAGCAGCGTACCGGCCTCCCAGCGGGCCACCTCCGCCCCCTCGGGGCGCGCGCGCAGGGAGGCCTCCTCCCGCAGCTGGAAGGTCTTGGGTCGGGTCACCGCCGACACGGCGGGCTGGGAGGAGGCGGCGTCCAGGGCAGACGGTCCGGAGCTCGCCTCCGCCTGGGCGGGCAGCAGCGGCAACGCCACCGCCCAGGCGAGGCACACACGGGTCCACATGGCTCTTTCCATCTCCGTGCTTGTCCGGGGGTTGGGGACACGGCTATCCTAACTCCTTCCGAAAGCACGCGCATCCGTGTCCGGCCGCGGCGGTTGGCTGTCCGCTCCTTGCAACCCACCGAGGACCTCCCATGCCCCACAAGCACGCTGTCGCCGTCCTCGCCGGGATCATCGTGGGGGTGCTCGCCGGGGTCGCCATCGGCTGGCAGGGCGGGCCCGCCGTAGGGGCGGTGGCCTGGATGGGCACGGTCTTCCTGAACGCCCTGCAGATCCTGGTCATCCCCCTGGTGCTGGCGGCGGTGATCAGCGGCGTGGCCAGTGTCGGGGACATACGCCACTTCGGTGCCCTGGGCGGGGTCACGGTGGGCTACTACCTGGCCACCACCGCCATCGCCGTGCTCATCGGCCTGCTGATGGTGAACTGGATCCAGCCAGGGGCCACGGCGGGCCTGGAGGCGGCCGGGGAGCTTCCCGAGGGCATCGCCGAGCGGGGCGGCGCCGACGCCCGGGCGTTCATCGAGTCCATCCTGCCGCCCAACCTGGTGGCCGCCGCCGCGGACACCAAGCTCCTGCCCCTGATCCTCTTCGCCCTGGCCTTCGGCGTGGCCATGCTGGCGGTAGGCGAGCCGGGCCGGCCCGTGGCCGCATTCTTCCAGGGCTTCAACGAGATCCTCATGAAGCTGGTGATCTGGCTCATGTACCTGGCGCCGCTGGGCATTTTGGGGCTGGTGGCGGGCCGGCTGGGGGCGGCCGGCGGTGGCGACGCCCTGGTGGACCAGCTCACGGCCGTGGCCTGGCACGTGGTGACGGTGGTATCCGGCCTCGCCATCCACGCCGTGGTGCTGTTCGCCATCCTGTGGCTGGTGGCCGGACGCGGCCTGTCCTACCTGGCCACCATGC
The window above is part of the Thiohalorhabdus denitrificans genome. Proteins encoded here:
- a CDS encoding P-II family nitrogen regulator: MHNLNFSPLKKLEIILSGEHQGFATDLLDRAGVKGYTIMHNLSGKGSHGFHEGHLMFNEDDVLIMIIAAVPEDMVEPILEGFAPFFSEHSGVVFISDIQVTRMVKFTD
- a CDS encoding L,D-transpeptidase, with the protein product MWTRVCLAWAVALPLLPAQAEASSGPSALDAASSQPAVSAVTRPKTFQLREEASLRARPEGAEVARWEAGTLLTSSRRFKDWVRVTGHFPEERWRPMEEPRWMRADHLRVVRPYRPKRPVAEAIRARTYGLERDVAVRDRPRGRPVATWAEGDRFTVRRRQGAWLEVSGHFPADRWEPAQRSLWVPARAARDLSPPPDIPLAEGEQRRIVVDKSAFELRVLEEDRSGEAREVYATEVGLGMDDCLPEEEGGRCYYTEPGDYEVRWRIHEPDGIDWCIPDSMAEEARYAEDVAAGRRCFDGVLGKFALNIGKSYAIHATNDPDSIGRKESHGCIRVRPEAAETLWRYMREGDPVTIRP
- a CDS encoding dicarboxylate/amino acid:cation symporter, which gives rise to MPHKHAVAVLAGIIVGVLAGVAIGWQGGPAVGAVAWMGTVFLNALQILVIPLVLAAVISGVASVGDIRHFGALGGVTVGYYLATTAIAVLIGLLMVNWIQPGATAGLEAAGELPEGIAERGGADARAFIESILPPNLVAAAADTKLLPLILFALAFGVAMLAVGEPGRPVAAFFQGFNEILMKLVIWLMYLAPLGILGLVAGRLGAAGGGDALVDQLTAVAWHVVTVVSGLAIHAVVLFAILWLVAGRGLSYLATMLRALFVALGTASSSATLPLTMEGVRENGVDPRASRTVLPLGATINMDGTALYEACAVLFIAQAYGLDLTLGQQAIVFVTATLAAIGAAGIPEAGLVTMVIVLNAVGLPLEGIGLLLAVDWLLDRFRTATNVWGDAVGAAVVHRFIGRWKPAGEAPAG